The genomic segment ATGGCGACAGATGTTGCAGCCCCCGCCACCGCCGCACCCAAAGACCCAACCCAACCTCACCTTGAAGTAAAACTCTTCAACCGCTGGAGCTTCGAGGAAGTTCaggtatttctttttttctttcccatCTTTGTTTATTTCTAATCGTGGATCTGCTCTGTCTTTCTTCTATTTTTGTTATTTCTTGTGAAATATATCGTCTCAATTTTTTTCCTGGATTATTTCGTTTGTGTCTTATTAGAGGTTATATAGGTTGAGCAGCAGAGATAGTTTTGGTGTTTTGAAGTACATTGTATCTAGGTGAATTAGAGAATTGTGTAAAAGGAATTTGAGTTCGTGCATCATGGCAAGTGGCTATTCTTATGAAGGGGATGTTCAGTTGTGTGTTTTTGATGTGATCTTTTTCTACAACTTCCGGTTATGGTTTTATCAATGTGTTTTAATTTGTGTATATGGATATGtcttttttcccattttcttttgcCCCTGGTTTGATGGTAGTTATTTGTTGCCTTTGCTGTTAAATATAATGCAGGATgacaattttgtttttttttttaatacttctCATGATTTCTTTAAATGCAACTTTTGTGGGTTAGATTTATCGTATATTTTCATTGACACTGTTGATTGGCAAGAATTATCTATTTATTATATGTGCTATTCTTGTTAACCTTATTCATTGACATGAATGATTTATCTGTTTTAGGTTGCTGATATCTCCTTGAGTGATTACATTGGTGTCCAAGCTTCGAAGCATGCTACCTATGTGCCACACACTGCTGGGAGGTACTCAGTTAAGCGTTTCAGGAAGGCTCAGTGCCCAATTGTTGAAAGGCTTACAAACTCACTTATGATGCATGGCCGAAACAATGGGAAGAAGCTTATGGCAGTCAGGATTGTGAAGCATGCCATGGATATTATTTATCTCTTGACTGATCAGAACCCAATTCAAGTCATTGTTGATGCTATTATCAACAGGTAGCCTTTACAACATAAAGCTTAGTACATTTTCTTTCATTAGATTAAACTTTAACAAGCTTTGTTGCTTTTTTGTTTGATGTAACAGTGGGCCACGTGAAGATGCTACTCGAATTGGTTCTGCTGGTGTTGTCAGGCGTCAGGCTGTTGATATTTCTCCTCTTCGTCGCGTGAATCAGGCCATCTATCTTTTGACCACTGGTGCACGTGAGTCTGCATTCAGGAACATTAAAACAATTGCAGAGTGTTTGGCTGATGAGCTTATTAATGCTGCTAAGGGATCATCTAACAGGTAAGGGTGATTCTTCTGTATTGTCTCCTTGTTTCGCTTTGAAACAAGGAACTGCCTTTACACATGCTTTTGTCATTTTGGTTGTTATTGACAGTGGTGTTGTGTTGTGCAGCTATGCCATCAAgaagaaggatgaaattgagagaGTTGCTAAGGCTAATCGTTGAGGAATTGGAAGAAGATTAAACACCATGGGAGTGGAGAATTTTGTTGTTTTAGTCAGTACTTTATAAGCCGTTTTTGTATTCTGGACATGCTATGAATGTCTCGTTTTTTATTTGAGTAATTGACAAGTTATTTTTGGTTAAAAGGGAGTTTTCAGTAGATATTTTTCAAGAAATGGTCTTGCGTATTGATGTTATTTTTTGCATTGAATGAGAAATTCCTTTGATTTTTTCCCTGTCAAAATTATAATGTAATTACATGGATGGTGTTAAATATCTCTGATAGCTGGACTTTTGCTATCAGTTGATGATATTTTTAACTGTCAGCTTAGCTTCAATCAGAAATCAAACAAAAGTGAAGCCCTTTAGAATTTCAAAATCCTAACTCTGGTAAGTATTGCCACATTTTTATTCAACGAACATGAAGCGTTTTCCTATCAGTTACGTTTGATCAGAAAATCAACCagaaatttctttttccatctcTCGTACAAAATCTTGAAGGCTTGCAATTAAGTTTAAAAGGCTTCTAATTGTGCTTCTCTGCAAATATTATTATAAGTGTTGTTTTATTATCCGTTGCTATGAAGTACGGATCGACAATGTGATAACAATGTATACCTATGTCCTGCTAAACTATGCAGTTATTCTAGTATGCCCCAACCCATGCATAATTGGATATTGGCAGACGGAAGTTTCATAATTGGATAGAGAAAAGCTTTAGATAAGTTGAGCTATGAATTGATATGGACCTGTTGGATTGAaggttaaattgatttttaattttaatgatattttaataaaaccaTTCAAATCGGTTAGACTTACAAACTGGTGGCATAATTGGTTTGACCAGCCGTCTAGTTCTGAAAATCTTGTCCTAAACTGCCTTTTTTTCCCCTCTTTCTAGACCAAGTAAATGTGAGCATTCCAAACAATTTTTAGAATTAGTGTTGATAGTCGTACAATATCAGTACTAGTCTGTACCACCGTTCCAGCCCTCAACCAATATCAAATAgtgttagttttgatttggataaaattttagtgttttttaattgttTTGGCATGCTTCATCTCGTTTTAATCAATATTGATGTGTATTAGTCCGTATCtgttgattaaatttttttgataatttacatctaacttttgacatttttttatcttaatcattttattcttttataattacatttaaaattaaactataattattaaattaagttgttgaattcaattaataattttaaaatttatatttgcatatgcatgtaattaaatatatttgcacaaatatatatattataatttattaagaaattaaaggttaaactaataatatatatgtgaaaaatatttatagaCACTGATAAGCTCGAAATGGTATATTGAAATATTTAAGTACCAAAAAAAATGATACGCTtataaacataatattaaattccTTAGTTATAAGTGCCATACCCTTAGGTCTTGTACAGGTCCATTGAAGCTCCTGCTGCCATGCCATAGCCGTTCTATGCATCTCGCATAGCTTGAGAGCGGCCTCCCAGAAAATTGGTGTTCAAAGAATTGGTGGTTTATTTTCTCCAATTCTCCATTACAAACTTTACACTGTTAGTCTTCAAAATTAGCTTATCTTTTGTTGGAGTCTCCCAAGAATGGTCATCTAAGCAATAATGGAATGCTTGTGCACAGGAAACCAGATAAGTTTGTGCTAGGCCACTTTGTCTTTTTTCATCCTTACCTTGTTGCAAATTTTACTTACAGGGAGCTTTATGATGCTTGTACCTAAGCAATTTTGAAAAGGGAGTTACCCACTTCCCTAAGCTTGAAGATATTCCTCCAGTTCCAACTCTTATAGGCTTTAGGAGTCATTTGCCAAAAATCATTGTCCTTAATAGTGCAAGCCTTCAACCAGACCATTCATAGTGAGCCTTCACCAGCAAGGAACTTTCTTATGAGCTGAATTATAAAAGCTAAGTTATTTTGAGGACCACTGAGCAATTTTTAGTTGAGTTCTCTCTAAAAATGACCAAGCAATCTTTTTCTCAGTCTTCTAGTTACTAGGAGTGCCCCCCCAAGTGTGTGACATGGAGCTTCCCTATATTGAATCCAGTTACCCTCTGGATCTCTTCCAACAACTCACTTTGTATCACAGTACCAAATATCTCACATTTTAAAACATTAAGGGCTTGGCTGGTTGAAAAGTACTTTTACATATAAAAGTGCTTTTGGGTGAAAAAGAATGAAGAACACACTTCATTTGGGGTCAGATTTCTAGCTTCTGGGAAGTGCTTTTCTGTAGATGAAAAAGCAGAAATTTTCTGCTTCTCTAGCCAAGAAGTGCTTCTAAACTGCACTTTTACTTTTTTACCCAGTCACACAAACTGGTTCTTTAAATtctttaaattgtaaatgctattgtaaaatttttagtatttatatttgatatataaatattatctctttttaaaacttcaatccaaatatatgtaatattttaatttgttaggtttatgttttctatgttatgtttacatataatatgagttatatattaaaatacattttaaaataaaataatacaaatgtgttaaaagcattaattaaaaataaaaaataatttttataataatacaattgtgtcaatatctaattaaaaatatttaattattatatttaaatatagtttatatattctaattaaatttaataaataattaatattaattacttagaaatatttaaaattaatattatatattaaaatactaacaataagttataataaatttttttatatttttgctaaaatatcataatattaactaatttgaacattatttaaatacatatttgttactttataatatcatgtctaaaatatacattttattcttcaaaagcactttttaacagcaatgccaaacactcaaaattttcaaaaacacttctcaaaagcacttttccacagcacttctcaaaagtactttttaaaagcaatgaagaactagCCCTAAGATGAAGGCTAAGAGAGCAAATAAAATTGGTATAGAATACTTTGAACCCCAATCATCGAATCCAATGTTCTCTTGGAAAAAAATTAGGAAATTATCAATGAAGCACATATTGAGTCAAATGTATTCTGTGGCATTTTGGATGGAATTGAAAAATTCTAATAACAGCTGGAGCGTTCAATAATCTGAAGCATGGACAGAATAAACAAGTAAGAAGATAGCAGATCCTATTGTCTGAtccctttaatttttctaaagtgAAAGCCAATCCTCCGTTAAAAGGAGATAGGAAATCTTGGATGGGTTATACAATTTTAGATCCACCGTCTGAATTGATCTGGCAACCCTATAACTTTAATGTCTTTTTGGGTTACAAAAAGtacttttcaataaaaaaaaacaatgcaAAATATTTAACTTTTGGAGTTAAACGTGttgttaaaaaattgatttttcaaTCAAACACAAAAGTTGAATTTAGATGTTGTTAGGGTCAACACTATTTAGTGTTGAAGACTCGATGTTTAATCAGTCACTTGACTAGTTAAAAACCTGATTTATGATTTATGAAGGTGATTTATTGTGTATCATGCTTATGGTTAAAATTGGAGTTTTAAAGAGAAATTGAGATTGACTTAATTTGTTGTATAAGACTTGTGCTTATTATTTGCATTTATTTTGATAGATTTACGGGCTGTTTGTAAGGAGATTAATCctattttaaaagttatattcgAATTAAAATGTAGAGTTTTACTTTATCAAAAGTATAATTAGAAGATGTGAATTTTAAcctataaatattaaaagaatacattgaaagataaataaatataaaaaatattactttAACTTTAAAATGCTTttccaacaaaaaaaaatataacttttgcaAAAACAAATTTGTCTTCAAAAACTATTGAAATAGTATTGCTTATTGCTCTAAGCTGAGACAAAAATTTGGTTCTGACTGGTCTATAACTTTTTACAtaacttttttacatttttagtaatttttatgattatttttgctTGTTGATTTAAGTATTATTCGACGGATAAATAATAGAaccgaaatttttatacattCGGAGATATTTCAACTAAAATTAACCATTAATGGATAAGAAACTAAATAAATATCTTATTCCAAAGTCCAAACATCCCACTAAAGGAAACCCTCTCCTCTTCCAGTCAAGTAGGTTCTTTTTTAGTTTCACTGCCGCCCCCAACACAACCAGAGCCGCCGCAGCTGCAAAAATGGAACCACAGCTCCCTACTATTAAAAACGTCTTCGTTAACGAAACTGATGATGACGACCCTCCAGCCCTTAGCTCTCAGGCACTAGCAGCCCTCAAAGAGTTCCTCGAAGAACAAAGGCAATCTCTTGCTAACCATGAAACAGCAGAAAATGGGGAGGGAACACTTGAACCCGAGAGTGAAGTGGCTTTAGTAACAGAAGATTGGAGGCTGAGCCAATTCTGGTACGACCCAGAAACAGCCCGGACCCTTTCCCAAGAAGTTCTTTCTCTTTGCAGCCATTCCAATTATAAAGTAGCTTGTATTGCTTGCCCAACTCTCTATGCCTATCTTAAGGTAATTTTATCAAAACCATATGCCCATTTTACTTCTAGTTTTGACAAGAATGTTCAGAAAAATATTACATAGTTCTGGAAATTGATTGAAGGTAATTGAGTTTGTTGATTAACTCTATATCATTTTCATCTCCGTTATTGGTATAATGGGGTTTTGGCGTTAAGGCCATATTGATCATCGGTAGAATTAGTTAGACTAGAAATGTATGTCTTTGAGTTGAAAGTCTAATTGTATGGTTGGAACTTGGAAGAACTGCAAGACAAGGACACTGAAAAGTTTCACAAAACAAAGTTGTAATagtttgtgtaatttgtgttacACAAGGTTTCGAGATTTGCAATAATTTGTGTGATTGAGTTATGAATGCCGTAGTAA from the Gossypium hirsutum isolate 1008001.06 chromosome D09, Gossypium_hirsutum_v2.1, whole genome shotgun sequence genome contains:
- the LOC107891217 gene encoding 40S ribosomal protein S5, whose amino-acid sequence is MATDVAAPATAAPKDPTQPHLEVKLFNRWSFEEVQVADISLSDYIGVQASKHATYVPHTAGRYSVKRFRKAQCPIVERLTNSLMMHGRNNGKKLMAVRIVKHAMDIIYLLTDQNPIQVIVDAIINSGPREDATRIGSAGVVRRQAVDISPLRRVNQAIYLLTTGARESAFRNIKTIAECLADELINAAKGSSNSYAIKKKDEIERVAKANR
- the LOC107891215 gene encoding EEF1A lysine methyltransferase 1 isoform X1, which produces MDKKLNKYLIPKSKHPTKGNPLLFQSSRFFFSFTAAPNTTRAAAAAKMEPQLPTIKNVFVNETDDDDPPALSSQALAALKEFLEEQRQSLANHETAENGEGTLEPESEVALVTEDWRLSQFWYDPETARTLSQEVLSLCSHSNYKVACIACPTLYAYLKKIDPNISVQLLEYDKRFEQYGSDFTFYDYNQPKDLPFELKHTYQVVIADPPYLSKECLEKVTQTISFLAQPRESHLLLLTGEVQRHRAAELLGLRACNFRPRHSSKLGNEFRVFTNYDPGERLGGWEQEQ
- the LOC107891215 gene encoding EEF1A lysine methyltransferase 1 isoform X2, which gives rise to MDKKLNKYLIPKSKHPTKGNPLLFQSSRFFFSFTAAPNTTRAAAAAKMEPQLPTIKNVFVNETDDDDPPALSSQALAALKEFLEEQRQSLANHETAENGEGTLEPESEVALVTEDWRLSQFWYDPETARTLSQEVLSLCSHSNYKVACIACPTLYAYLKKIDPNISVQLLEYDKRFEQYGSDFTFYDYNQPKDLPFELKHTYQVVIADPPYLSYFKYITVGECEDFDIFQSQDEQGVFRESYSNNIFSCSTTRISLAFAYGRGAKA